A window of the Streptomyces sp. NBC_01351 genome harbors these coding sequences:
- a CDS encoding LCP family protein — MSQDSNGGGHRAAGRRRRKPATRRRALVIAAWSAAGVVLLGGAGLGYFYFKLNGNLKTVDIDQALGTDRPQNVNNGSMDILVLGSDSRGGANAEYGQDDGGSARSDTAMIVHLNEGHTKAAIVSIPRDTMTVRPPCTTGKGKTDPGGQRRQFNEAYTIGGAACAVKTVEKMSGIRMDHYIEVDFTGFKKIIDTLGGVEVTTSKPIKDEYSHLDLPAGPNQLNGEQALGLVRTRHGVGDGGDLGRIQLQQAFIKALIKQVKGIGLFDNPKKLLDLADTGTKALTTDTGLGDVKSLMGFAQSLQGIDAQSMHMITLPVTTDAIDANRVAPLKKESQLVWDALLADRPIPAEATANSTGDKGTAGSIVQ; from the coding sequence ATGAGCCAGGACAGCAACGGCGGTGGCCATCGTGCCGCGGGCCGGCGACGACGTAAACCCGCGACGCGCCGCAGGGCCCTCGTCATCGCCGCCTGGAGCGCAGCGGGCGTGGTCCTGCTGGGCGGGGCGGGCCTGGGCTACTTCTACTTCAAGCTGAACGGCAACCTGAAGACGGTCGACATCGACCAGGCGCTCGGCACCGACCGCCCGCAGAACGTCAACAACGGCTCGATGGACATCCTCGTGCTCGGCTCCGACTCCCGCGGCGGCGCGAACGCCGAGTACGGCCAGGACGACGGCGGCTCCGCCCGCTCCGACACGGCGATGATCGTCCACCTGAACGAGGGCCACACCAAGGCCGCCATCGTGTCGATACCCCGCGACACCATGACCGTCCGCCCCCCGTGCACCACCGGCAAGGGCAAGACCGACCCCGGCGGCCAGCGCAGGCAGTTCAACGAGGCCTACACCATCGGCGGCGCCGCCTGTGCGGTGAAGACCGTCGAGAAGATGTCGGGGATCCGCATGGACCACTACATCGAGGTCGACTTCACGGGCTTCAAGAAGATCATCGACACCCTCGGCGGGGTCGAGGTGACCACCAGCAAGCCGATCAAGGACGAGTACAGCCACCTGGACCTCCCGGCCGGCCCCAACCAGCTGAACGGCGAGCAGGCCCTCGGTCTGGTCCGTACCCGCCACGGCGTCGGCGACGGCGGCGACCTCGGCCGAATACAGCTCCAGCAGGCCTTCATCAAGGCGCTCATCAAGCAGGTCAAGGGCATCGGCCTGTTCGACAACCCCAAGAAGCTGCTCGACCTCGCCGACACCGGCACCAAGGCGCTCACCACCGACACGGGCCTCGGCGACGTGAAGTCCCTCATGGGCTTCGCCCAGAGCCTTCAGGGGATCGACGCGCAGAGCATGCACATGATCACCCTGCCGGTCACCACGGACGCGATCGACGCCAACCGCGTCGCCCCCCTGAAGAAGGAGTCCCAGCTGGTCTGGGACGCCCTGCTGGCAGACCGGCCGATCCCGGCCGAGGCCACCGCGAACTCCACCGGCGACAAGGGCACGGCCGGCTCGATCGTCCAGTGA